Proteins from one Abyssisolibacter fermentans genomic window:
- a CDS encoding TRM11 family SAM-dependent methyltransferase: MMPNQYIYNLSYPDYEEDLCALEVKSLFNLSLDGKVFFSSKQVDPSISPYLKQRLEIAYRTSSFSDIIELLEKNTITLNDFKVEYLKLFSDDPYAKKRKELCKEVGFRIQGFPSFTSPKTTFGITFYKDNWYFGVLAKNNRKWKKHNSKPYSYSSSLGINLAKALVNIAGNGDFSKRLIDPCCGVGTVLLEGFFAGYDIIGWEIKSKVAENARINLRHFNNPPRVTSGDIQDIEDTFDASIVDIPYGNFTPTSEENRVSIIKNAKRISKKVVIVSSDDITYLILSQNLTVLDLCTVSKGRKGSFIRYIWVCE, translated from the coding sequence ATGATGCCAAATCAATATATTTATAATCTTAGTTATCCAGATTATGAAGAAGATCTTTGTGCTCTTGAGGTAAAATCTCTTTTCAACTTAAGTTTGGATGGTAAAGTCTTTTTCTCAAGTAAACAAGTAGATCCTTCTATAAGTCCATATTTGAAACAAAGGTTAGAGATTGCTTATAGGACCTCGTCCTTTTCCGATATAATTGAGCTTTTAGAAAAAAATACAATAACTTTAAATGACTTTAAAGTTGAATATTTAAAGTTATTCAGTGATGATCCATATGCTAAGAAAAGAAAAGAACTTTGCAAGGAAGTGGGTTTTAGAATTCAAGGCTTTCCTTCCTTTACTTCTCCTAAAACCACTTTTGGGATCACTTTTTATAAAGATAATTGGTATTTTGGTGTTTTAGCCAAGAATAATCGTAAATGGAAAAAACATAATTCTAAACCTTACTCGTATTCTAGCTCACTTGGAATAAATCTAGCAAAAGCTCTTGTCAATATTGCTGGCAATGGAGATTTTTCAAAAAGATTAATAGATCCATGTTGTGGTGTTGGAACTGTTCTACTAGAAGGCTTTTTTGCTGGCTACGATATTATAGGGTGGGAGATAAAAAGCAAAGTTGCTGAGAATGCTAGAATAAATTTACGTCATTTTAACAATCCACCTAGAGTTACTAGTGGTGATATCCAAGATATTGAGGATACTTTTGATGCTTCGATTGTAGATATTCCCTATGGTAACTTTACTCCTACAAGTGAAGAAAATCGAGTAAGTATTATCAAAAATGCTAAAAGAATCTCAAAAAAAGTAGTTATAGTTTCTTCAGATGATATTACTTATCTTATTTTAAGTCAGAACCTTACTGTTTTAGATTTATGTACCGTAAGTAAAGGCAGAAAGGGTAGTTTTATTAGATATATCTGGGTCTGTGAATAA